TCCCTGTTTCTCTGGTTCCACttgctttttctttccttctgtcgACAACATTAATGCGGAGattgacttttctttttcttccagtTTAGACACTAGGCCCAGACACTTTTCCTGTATTCATAACCAGAGCACCCATTTTAATTACCAGTCCAAACAGTAGTTATTATTACATATCATAGTACATGCTACAGTAATATGCATCTACTTCCTAACCAGTCAAGCCATTAGCCTCAACCTACATTCCCAGTCACTCCTAACAAGAAACATAAAAACTCAGAGAATTAACCAGAGAGGGGAAATAATGCATGTTTGATGGATTAGAGAAATGAATATAAGTTGGGTATCTCAATTGTTATTCGAAGCACAAGGTGAAAGTGTTAGTGGCATCTAATTAATTCCAAGCATTCATGTGGCTACATGCAAAGCAATAGCATGGCTCCAATTTGACCAATTTGGACTTTGGGGGTCCAATACTAACTTAAAAAAAAGCGGAGGACTAGAATTTATTCAAGAACGTTTGTTAGTTGATTAGAATACCTCCATTTTGGCCATAAAATCTGAAGTGGTCATCATTAATTGCTTCTTGTATTTTTCCTGCCACAAAAAAGGAACATGAAGTGTAATTATCACACGGGTTAGGAATGATAAACTACTATCGTCTTTTAGAAATTAATACGTTACCATTGTCTTTGAAGCCTCAATAGCTTGGCTTTgcttcttcttgaattcaagctCCTCAATCCTTCTgctcaaacaaaaaaaaaagaaaagaagaacataTTAACACAACCATAAATTATATTTCACCAACACAAAAACTTTGAATTACAGTAATCATAAGTACTGTATTTACCTTTTCAGCCTTCCAACTTCTTCTTCCAACTGTTCCTTGGAACTCACCATCTCCTCCCAGTCTCTGATTATGATAACAGTCATAACAAAACCCTCAGTGCTCCACATGAACAATCATAGAACAACTTCAACTTTTTCCTGTTACATAGACATTTGCACATTGAAAAGCTAGTGAAGAATTTTCTGTTAAGTACCTTTTGAGTACAAAAATCTCATCTTTCAGGTGCTTGAATTCCTGAGCACAAATAGGGTGTTGAATGGGGGAGTCTCCAAGCTTCCAACCAGGTGGGGGAATCCAATAAGGATCATTAACACCAGCCTCCTTCCTGATGTTAACTAAGTCAGCACTCTCCAGCCAATACTCCATTGCTCCCTCAGCATTGTGCCTGCGGCGAAAACGTTCAGTTCCTCCAGGTGCAATCTTACCGGCCAAGTGCTTGAGCAGATGATCCAGCAGGCCCGTATCTCCAATGCGCTTCCGCGCCTCTGCTCTCAACTCTGGCCTTATAATAGGGTTATTAGCCATTGCTCCCTTTGCCTTCATCACCTCCATTAAGTTTTTCTCCGCCAACTCGTACCTGAACACATTTGAAAAGGGAAATGATTCAGGGGTCTTTTTTTCCCCTTCTGAACCTGCAATACATATAAAGTATTTAATTACCTCTCAGCAGACCAACGGTCTTTGGGGTCTTTGTATACTGACAAAACCCTgcatttgtttttcttcttaaTCTTATTTTTCTTCTCGGGACCCCTTGTTGTCTTTGCCTTTTTCTTTACTGTAGTTGTTCTAAAGCTATACCTCTTTCTCTTTAGATTCTTGTTAGTCTTTTCTGTTACAGCTTCCTCATCATCTTCCTCTTCTGCTTCTTCATCTTTTTGCTTTACTGATTCACCATCAATTTCATCTTCCTCCTCGtcgtcctcttcctcctcttcatcttcttcagattTTTCTGGTGTTTTCAGTTTTGGAATTTCTTCTCCTTGAACAAAGCTGGAAGAAGACTTGGTGTTGTTGCTTTGGTCTTCGTGTCTCCCAAGAAACTTGACCTGCCGGCGTATTCCCCAAGTAACCATCCCATTGACCTTAAGCTGAGACAAGCAGATGCCATTCTTTGCAGCAGGAACAGCGCCCAAAGTAGTATAGTTGACTAACCAGAAGCTATGAAGATGTTTCTTCTCGGCAAACTCCTGAGAAGGAACTTGACGAAGAAGCACTTTACTAGCCAGAGCTGTTCCCATTACGAACTTCTCATCAAAAGCTGGATACATTTCTCGTTTGCTATTGCTGAAGTATGTTTGTAGTGACTGCATGCTCGGGTACCTCACTGCCACATTCAATACAGTTCTCTCGCTCACCTGAAAAATCAAAGCATATTTGGGTTAATTAATTAGTCTACGTTAAACTTTAGaaccagaaaataatttttgtacTATAACATCAGGATTTTCTCACCATAGCAACTCGGATGGACTTGAGTTGAACTGGGGTCCTAGGAGGCAAATATAAATGATCAATCTCGTAGATAGAACCCATCTCAATATTCATCTTTGCATTCTGCAGAATTTCATGGTCTGctgaaaagcaaagaaaaggatCATAATAAGAATACATTTTCCCAGAAACTTAAGCTacttttgaaaacccaaaagCTTACTTATTAGATATATAGATACTACTACACAAAAACAAATGCCGAAATGGGGGTTTAAGAAATTGATTCATATGAGGTTAAAATACAGTACAACTACTGCAGAAAGAGAGTGAGTGAGTGAGTACCATTGCGTTTTAGGGTACAGCGATCAGATGTGGGCAGAAGAGGTTGGTTGTCATGTCTGGCCAAAGCTGGAGTGTCTGCGCAGGCGACACTGCTTTGCTTTTGCCCTTTCAGGTTATCCATTTCCTGTATGTATATACAATAAAGCTGTATTACAAAAGATGAACACCCACTACCACCATTATCCTTTCTGATCAGACTAGTACAATATATATGCacgtactctctctctctctcttttcttcaaATATGTCACAGAATATACTCAAACACGAGTTTATTATATACACTATGATCACTTAGAATATTATATTAACATATGCATAATCTAATTAGTATTTGTATAATAAGTGTTTCTTTCGCCCCACTCATGCGGGTTATTTAGCAATCGCCATCATCATTATCAAGCagatttctttttgtctttttgcagGAAAACACAATACATGCACGCACTCGTATTGAAAGCTACTGCTCAAGTAAAAATGCCATTAATGTGGCGCGTGCATTTGATCATAACAATATGTTAAAGGCGCGTGTAAAGGACTCACATTTAATGAAGCCAAAGAATAGCATAACAGAAAAAGGAAACTTTCAGATACTGATTTTCTGATAAAAAACCACCTCCTTGCCTGAAGTAGTGCACCTATTTAGAGAGAGAAAAAGcgtatatatatagagagagagtgcTTACGAGGTTGGCTTGAATGGCTTTTTTGGATCTTTTTCTGTAGTAAGTTTCCATTGTTGCCATAATCTGTAGGCAAACAAAGCAAAGAACATACTTATTAATTATGTGTTTAACGATAACGATTTGCATAAAAAGTTGGATTTTTTGGGGTTAGATTTCAAAAAGTTGAAAATGACAATCTATCTGGGTAAAACAGAAATCAAAAGAAAAGTGGAGAAGTACTGTTGAGCTGCCATTAGGGTTTTCCCCCAGAAATGATCAGTTCCGTGAATAGTATTGCATTAAATATAGCGGCTCAAAAGCAAAAAGAGCAAAAACACTCATACGGATAAATACTCAGACATGAACTGCTAATATTCATGCTCAGTGTCCGTACATTTCAACACTCTCATGCTCTTCTGTATACGCCAACTGAATATTtgtatatttatataatattcaTCCATACACAAGCAGTGCAAGCACTGATGCCTTTTGACTAAACTGCTGCTTGATCAGTCCTACACGGAAATCGCAAATAAATGCATGATTCATGAACTTTTATATTCATATCAAAGCAAGacgaaaaaaagagaggaagttgtgatttttttgttttttttgggagATTTTAGTTTACTAAAGAGAATCAACACATGAAATGGTTGCAATTTCGAACACCCTAGAGTACTCCATTTTTCTTTCCCGAGAAAAAAAAACCAAGATGGTTTCTTGGAAAAAAATTTACAgcataaaaaatgaagaaaccCTAACTGCCATATATCCATCCCCgtctatacacacacacacaccgaTACACACACTTACACACAGAGAGAAAGAGTTAGAGATATTATTCATCTGCAACAGTAAACACTTGTTTTACTGAGGCGATTGAGGATTGAAGtgagaaataaaaagaagaacaTAGGAGAGAAAATGAAAGCTTTGTTTATACCTATCGTCGTATATGCTGAAATTAAAGACACTGAGGTATGGAGAAAATGCTGTGGAAGAAGAGAGATAGTGAATGGAAAAGTATAGAGAGATTGTTAAGAAAACATGTATATAAATGGAGTTTAGATGATTCTGGAATTTGGAATAATAATTTGGAATTGTATTGTTGCAAAGTGCAATGATAAAATGGAGTGAAGGAAGTTGTTATACTGAGAGTTGGGAGCAGTACCGAAATGAAATTGAgcagaaaagagagagagaaatgaTAAAGTTAACTGATAACGCAACGGCGAGTGAGGTCTGGTCTTGGTCCCCGCTATGTAGAAAGACGACTATGCCCCTACGTGATGCTACATTGCCCTTCTCTTTCCTTCCATTGTTCCTTTTGTTTCTTGCTATAGAGCAATAGACAGTGATTCAAACTATTCAAAACTAAGGCCGAATTCATATATTACATAAAAATATGCACTTAATTTGCCTAATAGAGCTATAACAATTACTCAGATTATATATGAAATAAACAATGCGAACCTTAGGTGGATTTAAATTTTAAGCATATGGATACAaaatattgcaatttggacatacAATTAtactttttttaaagaaaaaaatagtatttgaagttaagttaaaaaagaatattaaaaatttaaaattatatttggacatatatttcactttgaaaaatattataattttatgaggaaaaatgaatttttacttgaaaaagtGGTAGAAACTACTGTTTCAAACTTGAAACTCGTCTtcaagaaaaatttcaaaaatttagtACAATTTATACCCAAACAATATTTTGAAGATGTGTTtcgaaaagaaaaataaattatgaaCAAATAGGTCCTTAATTTACAACGAACTCAGTTAACAATATGCCTGAGTTACAATAATTTGCTCTGCTGATCAACTATGAACAATTTGTCATGAATGTGCATGCCTCAGACGAGTATTAATCCCCCCCAAGAAAAAAAAGGTTTAATAAGATTTCCTAATTTCCTTCTTTTTCGCATTTTTGAAATCTTATCGACGGTCACTAAATGAAGCGAGACTATTGAATGTTGTTTATTTAGAAAGTTAGATACCAATTTAGTTTTTTTCCCCCCTTTTTCCTACGTTGCGTTTAAAGCGAAATTTAACTTTTCGGTAAAGCGACGAGTTCCGCCAAAATATATACTTTTGATTTAGCTTCGTTTTTTACCCCAaaagaatacataatataaatTGATCGGGGTTGACTTACTAGGTAAAATTCCTGCATTTAACACTTAAGATGTTGAGGGTTTAAACCCCATTATTACTGTAGTATCCCCTTTCGTTTTCCCCCCTCCACTTACCCAACCAGGatgtaatttaaaaaatatagatTGATCTTACGACCTGTCAAAATTGAAAACAAAAATTTGGTATATAACCTCAGCTTGATCTAATTAAACCCTGCCAAAATTGGAAaccattatttgatatatatatatatatatatatatatatatatatatatatatatatatatatatatatatatatatactatgtgctccctctgttccaatttatgtgttATACTGTCATGTTTTTGTCAAAAAAATAATATCATACTTCCTTATTTAGAAATAATCAACTttaaacttcatattttatcGTGAATGacatgatttatagccacacaaactCTTCTCACTTGTTTTCGATGATAAATTTTAAGGCAAAATACTTTAAGACCCCCCTAACTTGGCATTgattattaattacaaccttgaACTATTCGTAGTATTAATTACTCCCCTGAACTTGGTTATTCGATAATTGTTATCCCCTTGGACAATCTCATCCTAGGAAAGTGACGAGTAGAACTGTCAATATGGGCTGGCCCAACCCAGCCTACGCGGGCTTTGGCATTTGACGGACTAGGCTAGGCTGACCTACTATTTCGATGGTTCCTTAAAATAGTCAACCCAGCCAAGCCCTACGTGGGTCATGGGCCCCCACGGGCCGGACCaccatttttaaaattatttttcatatattttaaaatttaagtttCATATTGGATAGAAAGCTTTTGAAAAATGTCAAGACCCAAAtctccctctgtaggatgtcgtgatggcacctaatctctaagactaggtaagccgattacaattacattttgagctatttttttaaaacatataatttaatacaagtgtcgaaaccaacatcggaaataattataacaacctatCAAGACTGATAATATTGAGTTACCAGAAAGcctataaatacaactgttttgaaGTAGAGATAAAACAATGGGAgaacaatatcagaaggtgactccgaagcctgcgaactcagcaacatgtttaccttgagtctccacaacaagaTCCGTACAGCTAGCTAGCGATCAACTGACTCCAATTTACCTAgctctgtacaaaaatgtacagaagtgtagtatgagtacaccacagtcggttcccagtaagtatcaagactaacctcggtggagtagtgacgaagtacagtcaagacactcactagtcaaataacctgtgcaatataatatacaaaaataataggaaataaatagcagtgatagcaataataaccaactagtgatataaacaacaaggcagcaagaataccataattattactcagacgaataagaaacacaagtacaaccaattaaacaagtccttcaaatataaatctttcgcatataattctttcgaataaataccctctgaatatatttcttcaaataaataatccttatataaaaatcataaaatacgggtttcAGCCCCCTTTAATATTCTCACGGCACCTCGTTCCCATATCACTAtcacaaccgcacagacaactctcGTGCCAAATATATCAATACATAAAATATGCAcaatcaatttattttcaataaattaaGGTTACAAAttttaaaccaagtaagaattcaacaaagaaatgagtttatttttgaaatagttcgagtaaagaaaatgacatttcaattaaaataaagcatcagataagctactgatttggatataaaacttattaaattaaaacataatagtaatttttttaatttaaaataactcaatcattaagaacaagtacaaaccagaaatacaaatcctcagagtctcgtacgaaaaagacaaagtgtaatgacccgacttgtcgttttaagaattaacgccccgttcagtgacttaaggtctcagAAGCCTcaaaatatgtattatgacccgcgtgtgtgatcgagtttgatttacggatgatttggagagatttgggacacttagtccctaagacggaagcttaagtcttagaatttcgACTGTactcggaactgtgtgaagacgactccggaatggaattctgttggttccgttagctccgttgagtgattttggacttaggagcgtgttgggactgtgaatctgaggtctgtagccaatttaggcttgaaatggcgaaagtcaaatttttggagaattggaccggaagtggactttttgatatcggggtgaaaatctgattccggaagttagagtaggtccataatgtcaattatgacttgtgtgcaaaatttgaagtcattccggattgatttgatgtatttcggcacaagttatagaaattgaaagttcaaagttcatagattttgatttgggatgcgattcgtcgttttgttgttgtttgaggtgatttgagaattcgactaagttcgtatgatattttgggacttgatggtagttttggttgaggtctcgaggggctcgggtgtgtttcagactaAATTGAAGCTGTTTGGACTGCtgttgctgaagtctggtttccttcttcgcgaatgcgaagggagtcctgcattcgcgaagaggaatttgagggactgatggtttggccttcgcgaacgcgaagctgtggacgcgaacgtgaagaagaagcAGGGcaagcctttgcgaacgcggcccaggcaatgcgaacgcgaagaagaaaggaagattggggcctggggtcgtttagccttcgcgaacgtgaagcatggaacgcgaacgtgaaggagttggtcagctggtcgtcgcgaacgcgacaaggagttcgcgaacgcgaagaggaaatgatggggcagaaacagttggccttcacgaacgcgacgaggaggtcgcgaacgcgatgaaggatttgaggcagtcgggttttggccttcgcgaacgtgaaacagaggtcgcgaacgcgaagaaggcctatctgggcagaattaaaagtcccaaaaataggggtttgagttcataactcaaaatctaatttggagctcggtagaaggcaatttttggagagattcttgcgtgggtgtttggggtaagtgattcttatcaagttttgattaatttccatgattatgtctttgaatccatcatttaattcggatttaatggaggaaaaaccaggatttttgtaaaatctttcaaaaacaaaaatttaagatttggaagtcgagttgttattggaattcgataaaattggtatggttgaactcgtatcggaatgggtgttcggatttcataaaaattatgtcgggttctgagaggcgagtcccgcgttgacttttgttgaatttttggaataaatttttaagtcggcgtattattatccggaattgtttgcgatgaattttaatgaagttatacaattaatttagatagatttgagctgtcaggaggtcaattcaagcaagaaggcgattttggaatatcagcataATTTCatagaggtaagtgtcttgcttaacctcgagtgggggaatttttCCTTAGACATTGaatcttatgtgccatttgtgtaattgaaaaccatgtacgcgaggtgacgagtacgtacttggtttatatgtgcaaattttattgagttaaagtcttgagcatattgtgtaataaattgaataattgttggcatatatttaatcatctacttgtcaTGCCTAAATCTTTGTTGTcgactctgttgttatatgacaatgtgatgtgattgttgtttgattatttatgaaatttcgtgaatttgctggtttgataattattgtaatttaatttcattatggattttccttctgcaaataattaattaaatgagctaaagaagaggtgtttatataattattgaaaaattgaatttaaataatgtctttgctttatgttgagtaatttctatctctattgattgtttttgggtgttgtacacattgtgtggagcttttggtcatttgttgtgaaattaattgacttggttgtagctttgaaatttggttgtggccattggaaaaattgtgatatgaattgatttttgttatgttatTGTGATAATTttttcgtgtaaattgttgtgttgtgtgagttgttattttagggagataaaagttgcatttcaccgttgatattatgtggttataaaggtggcatttcactgttgtgtttgttggctattgatattgtctgggcggagcgataaggatggctataggagcgataagggtggctattgatattgtctgggcggagcgataaggatggctataagagcgataagggtggcaataagagcgataagggtggctattatgagggacgatatgtgatgatgtggggttgtgatgttgacaattttcatgtgatgttgtgattttcttgtgtttatttttatacctcgTGCAACTtatcttgttgttagtaaattgataataatctgatttatgttgaaattgggagcccgtagctattgccaggcggtttataaaataaaatgtgggcacgaggtgccgtgaattgtgatatgaaatggggatattggcacgtgaattgtccgtgcagttgtgatataaaatgtgggtacgaggtgctgtgatgaaatgataataatatttggcacgtgaattgtccgtacagttgtgatatgaaatgagggcacgaggtgccagaaaaatatgataatttaattatgggcacgaggtgccatgaaaatatgaaaatgggctgagacccatgtttacgaaaaatataaaatgggttgagacccgtattttgataattatgaaatgaggtgtcacgtggtgactttttaattgaaagaattatattaaaaatatttatttggaaggatttttacttagaaagtattatataaaggaaattgtatttgaaaaaatttattgaaagaattatatttgaaaaaaaatcatttgagaaaattatatttgaaaaagagttatctggaagaactatgtgaaagacatttatttgaaggacttgatttaattgggtgtagttgtgtttattaattgttgagtgatattaatggtattcttgttgtctgttgtgcatatcactgattgttttatcctgcctttattattatttgtttcctattattttgtatattatattgcacaggttattagactagtgagtgtcttgactgtacctcgtctctactccattgaggttagtcttgatacttattgggtaccgactgtggtgtgctcactctacacttttgcacattttgtgcagagccaggtattgaagataacagacttgagcagagttaaagtgggatcgtaaggatttaaggtaaagctgcttggtcgtcgcagtcccttggagttttttcatttcattatactgttaacttgtaatcaaataatattgtatattcggtcctcgtgatcattctatgtattcagttagagttcgtgactcagtactactagtcttgggaggttgtatattcatatttgttccgctgtcagttttgattatttatttaattcaaaaaaagaaatggcttcaaaaggtaattgaaatcagcttacctagtcttagagactaggtgccatcacgatgcctgtggtgggattttgggccgtgacataaAGCCAGCATAATActacaagaaatacaaaacacttaatattaagtcaaataatacatcacagaTAACACATAAATTTACATATTACgggaaaataaaataaccaaaggcaagtgcagccatagagaaatatcaacaaaagggcagtcccgaggtaccgcctcgtactcccaaatcataaataaatttcaataacaatacccccaggccatcacaagtcatcacaaatcaatttCCGATATAGCCCACATTGTCTCgtcacgtgcgcaataataaaataaatgcatGTCTTATCTCGTCGCACGCGCATGataatattcccaccttatctcgccacatgcgcaaacccacatatatattgtccccttgtcacgccgcatgtgcatgtATCAATAGTAattaacaatagcacggcagaaacctcgtgcaaatatCCGAACAAATCTCCCAACAAtatcacgtgccaatatcacaatatctcataaattgcacctcaagtgctcaaatattacaacatatcacatattgcacatcaagtgctcaaatattataacttgccacagaaaatcaacaatacattaatTTTCACAATAAGGGATCCATGGCTCGGCCATAATGTGCATAAAATCTTAATAAAAATATCTGGGAGTGAACAATTCAACAGAATAATATTTCACAGTTTAACACTTTGTCTCAATATGATTtacgacctttataactcaataccaatttcaacaacatgaactggaaagtaattcatcaaggaacaacgccttcttaaattcaaattttagataattatattaacaccccaatttaaacttatttaattaattatttggagatggaaaatccataaggaattaaattccaagaaaatatcaaatcaacaaacacatggaattcacataaaaattcaagtgacaatcacaccaaattattatataaaatacaaactcgacaaacaaggaatgggGCATGATAAGTTCAATGATTtactaaatgccaacaattatccaatttaattcataaaaatacctaagactttaaaccaataaaatttgtacatataagcctgagtacgtactcatcacctcgcgtacatgactttcaatcacacaactttcacataaaactcaatgcctaaggggtaattcccctactcaaggttaggcaagatacttaccttttttaaGTTAGGCCAATAATCCAAATTCGCCTTCTtccttgaattgacctccggacagctcaaatctaatcaaattaattgtataacttcattaaaattcatcaaaaataattccggacaataaaacgtcaacttaaaattttacattaaaaagtcaacgcggggccgcatctcggaacccggcagaattttcacgaaatccgaatacccatttcgatacgagttcaactataccaattttatcaaattccgataacaactcggcctccaaattaaaattttccgtttttgaaagatttttcaaaaatctcaatttcttccataggacacttacccaagttgaagtcttgaagaaatcctcaaaatcacccaagaatcgtgctctaaaaatccaaaaacgaaatgaaggaaatgactatttttggtccttaagttccTGCCCAATAAAAATActattctggtcgctaaaagtccaatttccgtcgctaaaagtgccaaatctggtcgctaaaggtgcacaccagaaTTGTTTACACCAGCAATTTATGTTTCACtcaaaaggctctaactccattaTGCGAattcggaattcgacgattcttgttcctatgagtcacaaataataatacgaacctattcgttcaatcaaaactcaattcggagcttatttgctcaatgcgataccaattttatttgttaaacaattaactcatatttcgcgctaaaaacccaatcacgacttgatgaaattagaccaaatatTCC
This DNA window, taken from Nicotiana tabacum cultivar K326 chromosome 4, ASM71507v2, whole genome shotgun sequence, encodes the following:
- the LOC107787986 gene encoding uncharacterized protein LOC107787986 → MYSYYDPFLCFSADHEILQNAKMNIEMGSIYEIDHLYLPPRTPVQLKSIRVAMVSERTVLNVAVRYPSMQSLQTYFSNSKREMYPAFDEKFVMGTALASKVLLRQVPSQEFAEKKHLHSFWLVNYTTLGAVPAAKNGICLSQLKVNGMVTWGIRRQVKFLGRHEDQSNNTKSSSSFVQGEEIPKLKTPEKSEEDEEEEEDDEEEDEIDGESVKQKDEEAEEEDDEEAVTEKTNKNLKRKRYSFRTTTVKKKAKTTRGPEKKNKIKKKNKCRVLSVYKDPKDRWSAERYELAEKNLMEVMKAKGAMANNPIIRPELRAEARKRIGDTGLLDHLLKHLAGKIAPGGTERFRRRHNAEGAMEYWLESADLVNIRKEAGVNDPYWIPPPGWKLGDSPIQHPICAQEFKHLKDEIFVLKRDWEEMVSSKEQLEEEVGRLKRRIEELEFKKKQSQAIEASKTMEKYKKQLMMTTSDFMAKMEEKCLGLVSKLEEKEKSISALMLSTEGKKKQVEPEKQGVQEVVTVEEKKRSKAADDDQSKELIAVDPKLKAATKAQKTTPTAEEKAAKIQRLKSGFRICKPQGSFLWPNMVRNNKNNGGNMSNQVMVQVEDVHMVPTPPSVSSSTAITAPSLLPYYQQDKQQPVSPVKPVPERRAVTVTVSTISSETRYEAGDNNYSTSNKTTTLINLNDVPFSTGEVFRQAPTSRQTITTTTVMPHVNKMSKPWQASRDDRASQVAMSEKDSGQQQASKCCSSSATSLPQGAASWLVLATPSNTDASDESIIE